The following coding sequences lie in one Thalassoglobus polymorphus genomic window:
- a CDS encoding mitochondrial fission ELM1 family protein — protein MTDTANVNTPSFSSLTCWAIADGAAGHQSQLRGLAEAIGVTSIPFDARVRFPWTLLPSPLVSLKPGTFRSTEKVLQLPAPDLIMSCGRQAALAALSYKKAYNNSAFLIHLQDPQRSRNSFDLIVAPEHDNLQGKNVIQTLGAMHPLSLEKLQEAARIGPVSGLDKLTSRFIAVLLGGPNKYYAFDEKDVQKLTEHLQSAATDDLQLAIIPSRRTPSKATAALSQTFGEDHFVWDGKGENPYLSALALCSYCVVTSDSVSMISEATATGQPVFIEMLDEKRPAKKFQHFHKSMIEGSFAKPFDGSIEDWMYQPPDETTRVAERVQQELAKKWPNNKEKANA, from the coding sequence ATGACTGACACAGCCAACGTCAACACTCCTTCATTTTCCTCTTTGACATGCTGGGCAATTGCTGACGGAGCGGCCGGGCATCAAAGTCAGCTACGTGGACTGGCGGAAGCGATTGGAGTGACATCAATCCCCTTCGACGCCCGCGTCCGATTTCCCTGGACGCTGCTTCCCTCGCCTCTGGTCTCACTCAAGCCGGGAACGTTTCGCTCGACGGAGAAAGTCTTACAACTCCCTGCTCCAGATCTCATTATGAGTTGTGGTCGACAGGCTGCTTTGGCTGCGTTGTCATACAAGAAAGCTTACAACAATTCAGCGTTTCTCATTCACCTCCAAGATCCACAGCGCAGCAGAAACAGCTTCGATCTCATCGTCGCTCCGGAGCATGATAATCTTCAGGGAAAGAACGTCATTCAAACCCTCGGAGCGATGCATCCCCTCTCTCTGGAGAAACTTCAGGAAGCTGCCAGAATCGGACCAGTCAGCGGTTTGGATAAGTTGACATCTCGATTCATCGCAGTGCTTCTCGGTGGACCAAACAAGTATTACGCATTCGATGAAAAAGACGTCCAGAAGCTGACGGAACACCTCCAGTCCGCAGCCACCGATGACCTTCAACTGGCGATTATCCCATCCCGACGGACTCCTTCCAAAGCGACAGCTGCGCTGAGTCAAACTTTCGGAGAAGATCATTTTGTGTGGGACGGAAAAGGAGAAAATCCGTACCTGTCGGCACTCGCACTCTGTTCATACTGCGTCGTCACGAGCGATTCCGTCTCGATGATTTCCGAAGCAACCGCGACCGGACAGCCAGTCTTTATCGAGATGCTCGATGAAAAACGTCCCGCGAAGAAATTTCAACATTTTCACAAGTCCATGATCGAAGGCTCATTCGCAAAACCTTTCGATGGATCAATTGAAGACTGGATGTACCAACCTCCTGATGAAACAACCCGCGTGGCAGAGCGAGTTCAGCAAGAGCTTGCAAAGAAATGGCCAAACAACAAAGAAAAAGCAAACGCATGA
- the glgC gene encoding glucose-1-phosphate adenylyltransferase — MSEGMQNVLTLILAGGKGSRLEPLTLDRSKPSVPFGGIYRIIDFVLSNCINSELRRVLLLTQYKAASLDRHIHLQWNFLCRELGEFIEVLPPQQRVGEHWYRGTADAVYQNIYTIEQADPETILILSGDHIYKMDYEPFLSDHLNSNADCTIACLPVQREEGRDFGVMGVDSESWVQRFEEKPDDPFPIPGDSSRCLASMGIYAFKTSFLFNELCRDAALPKSSHDFGKDLLPRMIQKSQVRAFTVKDDENNPIYWRDVGTIDSFYEANMDLISVEPKLNLYDFSWPIRGYNPPMPPPKFVFADEEATPPRVGHAIDSLIGPGSIISGGKVTRSVVSQSVRVESYSDVQDSILFSGVTIGRNARVRNAIVDKNVQVPDGFTIGYHREQDLMNRLTCTESGLVIVPKDYHFEV, encoded by the coding sequence GTGAGTGAAGGCATGCAAAATGTACTGACTCTCATCCTCGCAGGAGGAAAAGGGTCTCGACTGGAACCGTTAACTCTCGATCGTTCAAAACCCTCTGTTCCTTTCGGGGGCATCTATCGCATTATCGATTTTGTGCTTTCGAACTGCATCAATAGTGAGCTTCGTCGCGTCCTGCTGCTAACCCAGTACAAGGCTGCCAGTCTGGATCGACACATCCATCTTCAGTGGAATTTTTTATGCCGCGAACTGGGGGAATTCATCGAAGTTCTGCCACCGCAGCAACGTGTTGGTGAGCATTGGTATCGTGGGACCGCCGATGCCGTTTACCAAAATATTTATACCATTGAACAAGCTGATCCAGAGACCATTCTAATCCTCTCCGGCGATCATATTTACAAAATGGATTACGAACCATTTCTGAGTGATCACCTGAATTCTAATGCGGATTGCACCATCGCCTGCCTCCCCGTTCAACGTGAAGAAGGTCGCGATTTCGGGGTGATGGGGGTCGACAGCGAAAGCTGGGTTCAACGCTTCGAAGAAAAACCGGATGATCCGTTTCCGATTCCCGGTGATTCGAGTCGATGCCTCGCTTCCATGGGGATTTATGCGTTCAAAACCTCATTTCTGTTCAATGAGTTGTGTCGCGACGCGGCATTGCCGAAGAGTTCGCACGATTTTGGGAAAGACTTGCTTCCCCGCATGATTCAGAAGAGTCAAGTACGTGCGTTCACGGTCAAAGATGACGAGAATAATCCGATCTACTGGCGCGATGTCGGAACGATTGATTCTTTTTATGAAGCGAATATGGATTTAATTTCCGTTGAACCGAAGTTGAATCTCTATGATTTTTCCTGGCCAATCCGAGGTTACAATCCTCCGATGCCGCCGCCGAAGTTTGTTTTTGCGGATGAAGAAGCGACGCCACCCCGCGTAGGACATGCGATTGATAGTCTCATCGGGCCGGGTAGTATTATATCCGGCGGAAAAGTGACACGGTCTGTCGTATCACAATCCGTGAGAGTTGAAAGCTATTCCGATGTTCAAGATTCAATCTTGTTTTCCGGAGTAACAATCGGTCGAAATGCACGGGTTCGAAATGCAATTGTCGACAAAAATGTCCAGGTGCCCGACGGATTCACGATTGGATATCACCGTGAGCAAGACTTAATGAACCGCCTCACCTGCACCGAGTCGGGGCTGGTCATTGTTCCAAAGGACTATCACTTCGAGGTTTGA
- a CDS encoding thioredoxin family protein — protein MDYSAQFDQAHSYQDFLKKYATPEQEQRWSDFYDSVTLTDEQQTLLKSFVREMKVLVMAGAWCGDCVSQCPIFEHFAAINPLIKIRFADRDDSPELSEELKTCGGARVPAIVFLSEDGQFCGRAGDRTLSKYRSVMAELGGATCPTGLAADAELTTAVIQDWLNEFERIQWMLRTSSRLRQLHGD, from the coding sequence ATGGATTATTCAGCACAGTTTGATCAAGCACATTCGTATCAGGATTTTCTCAAGAAGTATGCGACTCCAGAGCAAGAGCAACGGTGGAGCGACTTCTATGATTCCGTCACGCTGACTGACGAACAACAAACCTTACTCAAAAGCTTTGTACGAGAAATGAAAGTTCTCGTTATGGCTGGGGCCTGGTGCGGAGATTGTGTCAGCCAGTGCCCGATCTTCGAACATTTCGCAGCGATCAATCCGCTCATCAAAATTCGCTTTGCCGATCGTGACGATTCTCCAGAACTCTCGGAAGAATTGAAAACTTGCGGCGGTGCTCGTGTCCCCGCGATTGTGTTTCTCAGCGAAGATGGACAATTCTGTGGACGCGCCGGAGACCGCACCCTCTCGAAATACCGAAGCGTGATGGCTGAACTGGGGGGCGCAACATGTCCTACCGGACTCGCTGCCGATGCCGAACTGACAACGGCAGTGATCCAAGACTGGCTCAACGAATTCGAACGCATCCAATGGATGCTTCGGACATCTTCCCGCCTGCGCCAACTTCACGGAGACTGA
- a CDS encoding DUF11 domain-containing protein, whose amino-acid sequence MTLSNLRQRIRSSSFVQALAPAMLGSVLLLGSSCSNVREFAAGPLKRSAPLAKAEKDAGEEKVKHALAGQSESDSNFIKLLQHKMSGKSSTPKAVDQRTGQAAQASTNGENLIVESDDPFLHSTSRPEPAPANSATSAQSESIASAAMAPTGTTASTSAQPPVVKQAAKQVTKQPVEGLPESSPKPFVDTNVQLTSAEEPVAPSTIAPSNVAPSNMLTDSLASRTLTSVQSEPLAACPPEFACPPLGGSPFREVVGARPFTGPEIIGDEYLHDGGDRGTKVYYSDGTRYGLDIEDTVVEWTDETGVARVKPSTRASIYAPRFGAVRSASLPHTDVKIAKAAGHQDQRKLGGIDTQLIIDENVHNDEAIAMRMRSRSSGVESKSTDNIVHQNQTAGKHVKLLNVYEDFRFFREGQFDKANNAVIGQAIEAAFDWNGDLGVIIYANDISGQVVQGRFTAQDYTGVEDRSKPGDLTITKVVDKSAAKPGDELTFTIRFDNIGDRPLRNVRVVDNLSPRLEYIDDSVDASLDGKLDTESNGRGSQVLSFTFDNELKGHTGGWVSFKCRVR is encoded by the coding sequence ATGACTCTTTCCAACCTGAGACAACGAATTCGTTCTTCGTCATTCGTTCAAGCCCTCGCTCCAGCGATGCTCGGAAGCGTGCTGCTTCTCGGCTCATCCTGCTCCAATGTTCGTGAGTTTGCAGCGGGTCCTCTTAAGAGAAGTGCTCCGCTTGCCAAAGCTGAAAAAGATGCGGGTGAAGAGAAAGTCAAACACGCATTGGCAGGCCAGTCTGAGTCCGACAGCAATTTCATCAAACTATTGCAGCACAAGATGAGCGGGAAGTCGTCGACTCCGAAGGCTGTCGACCAAAGAACGGGTCAAGCAGCGCAAGCATCAACGAACGGTGAAAACCTGATCGTTGAGAGTGACGATCCGTTTCTCCACTCCACTTCACGGCCTGAGCCTGCACCTGCAAATTCAGCGACCAGTGCTCAGTCGGAGTCCATCGCTTCTGCGGCAATGGCACCAACAGGCACGACTGCCTCAACATCCGCACAGCCTCCAGTTGTGAAGCAAGCTGCAAAACAAGTTACGAAACAACCTGTCGAAGGATTACCAGAATCCTCACCGAAACCGTTCGTTGATACCAACGTTCAGCTCACTTCCGCAGAAGAACCTGTTGCACCGTCCACCATCGCACCGTCGAATGTTGCACCGTCCAATATGTTGACTGATTCATTGGCATCAAGAACTCTGACATCAGTCCAGAGCGAACCTTTGGCTGCTTGCCCGCCTGAGTTCGCCTGTCCGCCGCTTGGAGGTTCTCCCTTTAGAGAAGTTGTGGGGGCTCGACCGTTCACCGGACCAGAAATTATCGGCGATGAATATCTCCATGATGGCGGAGATCGTGGGACGAAAGTCTACTACTCGGACGGCACTCGTTACGGCTTAGACATCGAGGACACTGTCGTCGAATGGACTGATGAAACGGGAGTTGCTCGTGTGAAGCCGAGTACGCGGGCATCGATCTATGCTCCTCGATTTGGAGCTGTGCGGTCGGCGTCACTGCCGCACACAGATGTCAAAATCGCTAAAGCAGCCGGTCATCAAGACCAACGGAAGCTGGGTGGAATCGATACTCAACTCATCATTGATGAAAATGTTCACAATGATGAAGCGATCGCAATGCGGATGCGTTCTCGGTCGAGTGGAGTCGAGTCGAAATCGACAGATAATATTGTCCATCAGAATCAGACTGCCGGGAAACACGTCAAGCTTCTCAACGTGTATGAAGATTTCCGCTTCTTCCGAGAAGGGCAATTTGATAAAGCCAACAATGCAGTCATTGGCCAGGCAATCGAGGCAGCGTTTGATTGGAACGGTGACCTGGGCGTCATTATCTACGCTAACGATATCTCAGGACAAGTCGTTCAAGGACGCTTCACTGCTCAGGATTACACAGGAGTTGAGGATCGCAGCAAACCGGGCGATCTGACTATCACGAAAGTGGTGGACAAGTCAGCCGCGAAACCGGGCGACGAACTCACATTCACGATTCGATTCGACAACATCGGAGATCGGCCTTTGCGGAACGTCCGCGTTGTTGACAATCTCTCGCCACGGTTGGAATACATTGACGACTCTGTCGATGCCAGCCTTGATGGAAAGCTCGACACTGAAAGCAACGGGCGGGGGAGTCAAGTTCTCTCCTTCACCTTCGACAACGAACTCAAAGGACATACCGGCGGTTGGGTCTCCTTCAAATGTCGCGTTCGGTAG